From one Conyzicola nivalis genomic stretch:
- a CDS encoding AAA family ATPase has protein sequence MSIEEFFRASRAIVDSVETVIDGKREAIEMALTVILAEGHLLIEDVPGVGKTMLARALAKSLDCSVSRIQFTPDLLPSDITGVSIYNQVDREFEFKPGPVFANLVIGDEINRASPKTQSALLECMEEQQVTVDGTTYALATPFTVVATQNPIEMEGTYALPEAQRDRFMARISMGYPDSNAEIAMLRSRETRSPLEDVAPVVSGQQLAAMIVTARNVFVSQAVEQYVVRIAQATRSDAELRLGASPRATLQLVRAAKVRAALDGREFVLPDDVNAIVAPVLAHRLIAANRSGGVARASVTEIVARIVAHTPVPLGASGTVGH, from the coding sequence ATGAGCATCGAGGAGTTCTTCCGCGCGTCCCGCGCGATCGTGGATTCGGTCGAGACGGTCATCGACGGCAAGCGCGAGGCGATCGAGATGGCACTCACCGTGATCCTCGCCGAGGGCCACCTCCTCATCGAAGACGTTCCCGGCGTGGGCAAGACGATGCTCGCGCGGGCGCTCGCGAAAAGCCTGGACTGCTCGGTCTCACGCATCCAGTTCACCCCCGACCTCCTGCCCTCCGACATCACGGGCGTCTCGATCTACAACCAAGTCGACCGGGAGTTCGAGTTCAAGCCCGGCCCCGTGTTCGCCAACCTCGTCATCGGAGACGAGATCAACCGGGCGAGCCCCAAGACCCAGTCGGCCCTGCTCGAGTGCATGGAGGAACAGCAGGTCACCGTCGACGGCACGACCTACGCGCTCGCGACGCCGTTCACGGTGGTCGCCACGCAGAACCCGATCGAGATGGAGGGCACCTACGCGCTGCCCGAGGCCCAGCGCGACAGGTTCATGGCCCGCATCTCGATGGGCTACCCCGATTCGAACGCCGAGATCGCCATGCTGCGCTCGCGGGAGACCCGCAGCCCGCTCGAAGACGTGGCCCCCGTGGTTTCGGGTCAGCAGCTCGCGGCCATGATCGTCACCGCCCGCAACGTGTTCGTCAGCCAGGCGGTCGAGCAGTACGTCGTGCGCATCGCGCAGGCCACGCGCAGCGACGCCGAGCTGCGGCTCGGCGCCAGCCCCCGCGCCACACTCCAACTCGTGCGGGCCGCGAAAGTGCGGGCCGCCCTCGACGGGCGCGAGTTCGTGCTGCCCGACGATGTGAACGCGATCGTCGCACCCGTGCTCGCCCACCGCCTCATCGCCGCGAACCGGTCGGGCGGCGTCGCCCGGGCGAGCGTCACCGAGATCGTCGCGCGCATCGTCGCGCACACGCCGGTTCCGCTCGGCGCCAGCGGTACCGTCGGCCACTAG
- the cofD gene encoding 2-phospho-L-lactate transferase, with amino-acid sequence MKITVLSGGVGGARFLRGLREHVRSNLPGSQINAIVNTGDDMWLTGLRIAPDLDSIMYTLAGENDETRGWGRVGETERVSGELRAYGVGWPWFTLGDLDIGTHITRSHLLREGQPLSAVTDHITARWDLGVRLVPATDQEVETHVLVEGGELHFQEWWTRHRASLPALGFVQRGVETATPAPGVLEAIAEADVVLVAPSNPVVSIGTILGIPGIRAALAATSARVVGVSPIIAGSVVRGMADACLAAIGVETSAEAVALHYGARSAGGLLDAWLVDNADAAALPTIEAAGITACAVPLWMRDPGTSARLAADALAV; translated from the coding sequence GTGAAAATTACTGTGCTCTCTGGCGGCGTCGGCGGCGCCCGCTTCCTGCGCGGCCTGCGCGAACACGTGCGGTCGAACCTGCCGGGGTCGCAGATCAACGCGATCGTGAACACCGGCGACGACATGTGGCTCACCGGGCTGCGCATCGCCCCCGACCTCGACTCGATCATGTACACCCTCGCCGGCGAGAACGACGAGACGCGCGGCTGGGGTCGCGTCGGCGAGACCGAGCGGGTCAGCGGCGAACTGCGCGCCTACGGTGTCGGCTGGCCGTGGTTCACCCTGGGCGACCTCGACATCGGCACCCACATCACCCGCAGCCACCTGCTGCGCGAGGGTCAGCCGCTCAGCGCCGTGACCGACCACATCACCGCCCGCTGGGATCTCGGCGTGCGGCTCGTGCCCGCGACGGACCAGGAGGTCGAGACGCACGTGCTCGTCGAGGGCGGCGAGCTGCACTTCCAGGAGTGGTGGACGCGCCACCGCGCGAGCCTGCCCGCCCTCGGTTTCGTTCAGCGCGGCGTCGAGACCGCGACCCCGGCGCCCGGCGTGCTCGAGGCGATCGCGGAGGCCGACGTGGTGCTGGTCGCGCCGTCGAACCCGGTCGTGTCGATCGGCACGATCCTCGGGATACCCGGTATCCGAGCGGCGTTGGCCGCGACATCCGCCCGCGTCGTCGGCGTCTCGCCCATCATCGCGGGTTCCGTCGTGCGCGGCATGGCCGACGCCTGCCTCGCGGCGATCGGCGTCGAGACCAGCGCGGAGGCAGTGGCCCTGCACTACGGGGCGCGGTCGGCCGGCGGACTGCTCGATGCCTGGCTCGTCGACAATGCGGATGCCGCGGCTCTCCCCACGATCGAGGCGGCGGGCATCACGGCGTGCGCCGTTCCCCTCTGGATGCGCGACCCCGGGACGAGCGCCCGGCTGGCCGCCGACGCGCTGGCGGTCTAA
- the cofE gene encoding coenzyme F420-0:L-glutamate ligase translates to MLSVYAAAGIPEISPGDDLAQIIGAALDGLLSDGDILAVTSKIVSKAEGRIVHSTDREQAITDETVRLVASRTHKNGVTRIVENRLGMIAAAAGVDSSNTAAGTVLLLPVDPDASARSLRLALENRFGIRLGVIVTDTLGRAWREGQTDVTIGASGVRLIDDLRGSPDSHGRTLDVTTPAVGDEIAAAADLVKGKAGGLPVAVVRGLGRLLDPDAPGARVLIRPAANDMFRQGSDEAWRDGYAAGLAAAGSSPEPPSSPEPVEGPPDLPSRETARAAIGRAAVEQFESTPRNTGIRKTGKPVAESHVVEPTREWIVVVPVKGTAEAKSRFGEVPDRGALALAIALDTTTAALAAESVVGVIVVTSGAVATAFDDLDALVVVEDAPAGLPAAIASGIELAAELGAPGRGIAVLLGDLPALTPGELDAALGLAAAHERATVADADGTGTVLVTAADGATHATAFGPGSSAAHVAAGYVPLDLPADSGLRNDVDTLEQLTALGPRLGSRTTAALSG, encoded by the coding sequence GTGCTCTCCGTCTACGCAGCAGCGGGCATCCCCGAGATCTCCCCGGGCGACGACCTCGCACAGATTATCGGCGCCGCCCTCGACGGGCTGCTCTCCGACGGCGACATCCTCGCTGTCACCAGCAAGATCGTCTCGAAGGCGGAGGGGCGCATCGTGCACTCCACCGACCGCGAGCAGGCGATCACCGACGAGACCGTGCGTCTCGTCGCCAGCCGCACGCACAAGAACGGCGTCACCCGCATCGTCGAGAACCGCTTGGGCATGATCGCCGCGGCCGCCGGTGTCGACTCGAGCAACACCGCGGCGGGAACGGTGCTCCTGCTTCCCGTCGACCCTGACGCGTCGGCCCGCTCGCTGCGCCTCGCGCTCGAGAACCGCTTCGGCATCCGTCTCGGCGTCATCGTCACCGACACGCTCGGCCGGGCCTGGCGCGAGGGCCAGACCGATGTCACGATCGGCGCCAGCGGCGTGCGACTCATCGACGACCTGCGCGGCAGCCCCGACAGTCACGGACGCACGCTCGACGTGACGACCCCCGCCGTCGGCGACGAGATCGCGGCGGCCGCCGACCTGGTGAAGGGCAAGGCCGGGGGACTGCCGGTGGCGGTCGTGCGCGGACTCGGACGACTGCTCGATCCGGATGCGCCCGGAGCCCGCGTGCTCATCCGTCCCGCGGCGAACGACATGTTCCGGCAGGGTTCAGACGAGGCGTGGCGCGACGGCTACGCGGCGGGTCTCGCGGCGGCCGGCTCGTCCCCGGAGCCGCCCTCGTCCCCTGAGCCCGTCGAAGGGCCCCCCGACCTCCCCTCCCGCGAAACCGCGCGCGCCGCGATCGGCCGTGCCGCCGTCGAGCAGTTCGAGTCGACGCCGCGCAACACGGGCATCCGCAAGACCGGCAAGCCTGTCGCCGAGTCGCACGTGGTCGAGCCGACCCGCGAGTGGATCGTCGTCGTCCCCGTGAAGGGCACCGCCGAGGCCAAGTCGCGCTTCGGCGAGGTGCCCGACCGCGGTGCGCTGGCTCTCGCGATCGCCCTCGACACAACGACGGCGGCACTCGCGGCGGAGTCCGTGGTCGGGGTGATCGTCGTCACGAGCGGCGCCGTCGCGACCGCGTTCGACGACCTCGACGCGCTCGTCGTCGTCGAAGATGCCCCGGCCGGGCTGCCCGCCGCCATCGCGAGCGGGATCGAGCTCGCGGCCGAACTCGGCGCGCCGGGCCGCGGCATCGCCGTGCTGCTCGGCGACCTCCCCGCGCTCACACCCGGCGAGCTCGACGCGGCCCTCGGGCTCGCGGCGGCGCACGAGCGCGCGACGGTCGCCGACGCCGACGGAACGGGGACCGTGCTGGTCACCGCGGCCGACGGCGCGACCCACGCCACCGCTTTCGGGCCGGGATCGAGCGCCGCGCACGTCGCCGCCGGCTACGTGCCGCTCGACCTGCCGGCGGATTCGGGACTGCGCAACGACGTCGACACGCTCGAGCAGCTGACCGCGCTGGGCCCCCGCCTCGGCTCGCGAACGACCGCGGCCCTCAGCGGCTAG
- a CDS encoding TIGR03557 family F420-dependent LLM class oxidoreductase: MTGLQVGYAAMLEQFHPTEAVALSAYAEQNGFSGVMAADHFQPWVPQQGESSFVWNVLAAIGERTSGDMGPGVTAPTFRWHPAMVAQASATLAAMYPGRHWLGLGSGEALNEHIVGQYWPEAPERINRMFEAIDVIKKLFAASLAGKDTKHSGQFFKLESTRLWTMPEVAPEILVATAGPVTAKRAGKTVDGLITVGAPIEKIAGLFAKFDEGAREAGKDPSRMPRVLQLHLSWAPTDEEAMRNALVEWPNGGMKFPKSDIRSPYELEQMAKLVRPEDFAGRLVIDSDPDVHRANIQRFVDLGFDRIYLHNVGRNQREWIDVFGRDVLPKLKR, from the coding sequence ATGACTGGTTTGCAGGTCGGCTACGCCGCGATGCTCGAGCAATTTCACCCGACCGAAGCAGTCGCCCTCTCGGCTTACGCCGAACAGAACGGCTTCTCGGGTGTGATGGCCGCCGACCACTTCCAGCCGTGGGTGCCGCAGCAGGGGGAGAGCTCGTTCGTCTGGAACGTGCTCGCCGCCATCGGCGAACGCACCAGCGGCGACATGGGGCCCGGCGTCACCGCGCCGACGTTCCGCTGGCATCCCGCCATGGTCGCCCAGGCCTCGGCGACGCTCGCCGCCATGTATCCCGGCAGGCACTGGTTGGGGCTCGGCTCCGGTGAAGCACTGAACGAGCACATCGTCGGCCAGTACTGGCCGGAAGCCCCCGAGCGCATCAACCGCATGTTCGAGGCCATCGACGTGATCAAGAAGCTGTTCGCGGCCTCCCTCGCGGGCAAAGACACCAAGCACTCCGGCCAGTTCTTCAAGCTCGAATCCACCCGGCTCTGGACGATGCCCGAGGTCGCGCCGGAGATCCTGGTCGCGACGGCCGGTCCCGTGACCGCGAAACGGGCGGGCAAGACGGTCGACGGTCTCATCACGGTGGGCGCTCCGATCGAGAAGATCGCCGGCCTGTTCGCCAAGTTCGACGAGGGCGCTCGGGAGGCCGGCAAGGATCCCTCGCGCATGCCGCGCGTGCTGCAGCTGCACCTGAGCTGGGCCCCGACCGACGAAGAAGCCATGCGCAACGCGCTCGTCGAGTGGCCGAACGGCGGCATGAAGTTTCCGAAGAGCGACATCCGCTCGCCCTACGAACTCGAGCAGATGGCCAAGCTGGTGCGCCCGGAGGACTTCGCCGGTCGCCTCGTGATCGACTCCGATCCCGACGTGCACCGTGCCAACATCCAGCGCTTCGTCGACCTCGGTTTCGACCGCATCTACCTGCACAATGTCGGGCGCAACCAGCGCGAGTGGATCGACGTGTTCGGCCGCGATGTGCTTCCGAAGCTGAAGCGGTAG
- a CDS encoding TetR/AcrR family transcriptional regulator: MSSTLLVEKRPSEARERLLSTASELFYREGIHSVGVDRVVLTAAVTRGTFYRHFPSKEDLVEAYLAREDSTIRQMFSEAFALETGPDELLELLIQGVADDVTFTHTRGCPFINASAEYPDPSSPVRVAIRSHRAWFRSTLAMALEAAGRPDPEKGASALVLLRDAALVGGYLDGPDEMRDTFVATARAVAGLS; this comes from the coding sequence ATGTCCAGCACCCTCCTCGTCGAAAAGCGGCCCTCGGAAGCGCGCGAGCGGCTCCTTTCTACCGCGTCCGAGCTGTTCTACCGCGAGGGTATCCACTCGGTCGGTGTCGACCGCGTGGTCCTGACCGCGGCGGTGACCCGGGGCACCTTCTACCGTCACTTTCCCAGCAAGGAAGACCTCGTCGAGGCCTACCTCGCCCGCGAAGACAGCACGATCCGGCAGATGTTCTCCGAGGCGTTCGCGCTCGAGACCGGTCCCGACGAACTGCTCGAGCTGCTCATCCAGGGCGTCGCCGACGACGTCACGTTCACGCACACGCGCGGCTGCCCGTTCATCAACGCGTCGGCGGAGTACCCTGACCCGTCCAGCCCCGTGCGCGTCGCCATCCGTTCGCACCGCGCCTGGTTCCGGTCGACACTCGCCATGGCGCTCGAGGCCGCCGGTCGCCCGGATCCGGAGAAGGGCGCGAGCGCGCTCGTGCTGCTGCGCGACGCTGCCCTCGTGGGCGGCTACCTCGACGGACCCGACGAGATGCGCGACACCTTTGTGGCCACGGCCCGCGCGGTCGCCGGCCTCAGCTAG